A single Malaclemys terrapin pileata isolate rMalTer1 chromosome 3, rMalTer1.hap1, whole genome shotgun sequence DNA region contains:
- the GJA1 gene encoding gap junction alpha-1 protein, whose product MGDWSALGKLLDKVQAYSTAGGKVWLSVLFIFRILLLGTAVESAWGDEQSAFRCNTQQPGCENVCYDKSFPISHVRFWVLQIIFVSVPTLLYLAHVFYVMRKEEKLNKREEELKGVQNDGVNVEMHLKQIEIKKFKYGIEVHGKVKMRGGLLRTYIITILFKSVFEVAFLVIQWYVYGFSLNAIYTCERDPCPHRVDCFLSRPTEKTIFIIFMLVVSLVSLALNIIELFYVFFKGVKDRVKGKPDPYSPTGTVSPAKECGSTKYAYFNGCSSPTAPLSPMSPPGYKLVTGDRNNSSCRNYNKQASEQNWANYSAEQNRMGQAGSTISNSHAQPFDFHDDPQNTKKLASGLELQPLTLVDQRPPSRASSRASSRPRPDDLEI is encoded by the coding sequence ATGGGTGACTGGAGTGCCCTGGGCAAACTTCTTGACAAGGTTCAAGCTTATTCTACTGCAGGAGGGAAGGTATGGCTCTCTGTCCTCTTTATTTTCCGCATCTTGCTCTTGGGGACAGCAGTGGAATCGGCCTGGGGAGATGAGCAATCTGCTTTCCGGTGCAACACTCAGCAGCCTGGTTGCGAGAACGTCTGCTATGACAAGTCCTTTCCAATATCTCATGTGCGCTTCTGGGTTCTGCAGATCATATTTGTGTCTGTGCCTACCCTCTTGTATCTGGCACACGTGTTCTATGTGATGCGGAAAGAAGAGAAACTGAACAAGAGAGAAGAAGAGCTTAAGGGTGTCCAAAATGATGGTGTGAACGTGGAGATGCACCTCAAACAAATAGAGATAAAGAAATTCAAGTATGGAATTGAAGTGCATGGCAAAGTTAAAATGCGAGGAGGACTGCTCCGTACTTACATCATCACCATTCTCTTTAAATCTGTCTTTGAGGTGGCCTTCTTGGTGATACAATGGTACGTCTATGGGTTTAGCCTGAATGCTATTTACACTTGTGAGCGAGACCCATGCCCACACAGAGTGGACTGCTTCCTCTCCCGTCCAACTGAGAAAACCATCTTCATTATCTTCATGCTGGTAGTGTCTTTAGTATCTCTTGCCTTGAACATTATTGAGCTTTTCTATGTGTTCTTCAAGGGTGTCAAGGATCGTGTGAAAGGAAAACCAGACCCCTACTCTCCCACCGGTACTGTGAGTCCTGCCAAGGAATGTGGATCCACAAAATATGCTTATTTTAATGGCTGTTCCTCTCCCACTGCCCCCTTATCACCCATGTCTCCACCAGGCTACAAGCTTGTTACTGGTGACAGGAACAATTCCTCCTGTCGTAACTACAATAAACAAGCCAGTGAGCAAAACTGGGCAAATTACAGTGCTGAGCAGAACAGAATGGGACAGGCTGGTAGCACCATCTCCAACTCTCATGCCCAGCCCTTTGATTTCCATGATGATCCCCAGAACACTAAAAAGCTGGCATCAGGGCTTGAGCTGCAGCCCCTCACCCTTGTGGACCAAAGGCCACCTAGCAGAGCCAGCAGCCGAGCCAGTAGTAGACCTAGACCTGATGACCTGGAGATCTAA